In Seonamhaeicola sp. S2-3, the genomic window GTCACTTAGAAATTGGTAATGGTCCGGTTGTAGCCTATGCGCCTGCTGTACAACAAAAATTACGCGATTTAATTATTGATACAGCCGAAGCTAAAAAAATTCCTTTCCAACGTTCTGCACTATCAAGAGCCACTGGAACAGACACCGATGCTTTTGCGTATAGCAATGGTGGTGTTGCTTCTGCTTTAATTTCATTACCGCTTCGTTATATGCATACCACGGTTGAAATGGTTCATAAAGAAGATGTAGAAAACGTAATTAGATTAATTTATGAATCACTTCTAAACATAAAAGACGGAGATACATTTAGTTATTTTGATTAATTAGCTAACAGTCTATGTTTTGTAAATATAACTTAGTTTATATTCGCAGATACTCAACTTATTAGGCTACGTTATCTTTTTTAACATGGATGAACTCATAGACATAGTAGATGCCAATGGTAAACCCACCGGACAAACAGCATTAAAATCTGTAATTCATCAAAAAGGGTATTACCATAACACAGCGCATATATGGTTTTATACTAAAAATGGTGAGGTACTGTTATCTCAACGGTCGGCTAAAAAACTTATTTGTCCGCTCATGTGGGATGTTTCCGTTGCGGGTCATATTGATGCGGGTGAAACACCAGAACAAGCAGCCATTAGAGAAACCAAAGAAGAAATTGGTTTAACTATTTTAAAACCTGATTTAATTAAAATTGGAGTTTTTAAATGCTTTCAAAGCTATGGCAATGGTATTAAAGATAATGAGTTTCACAACACTTTTATCTGTGAATTAAATACTTCATTATCAGAATTAACACCTCAAGAAGATGAAGTTGAAGCTCTAAAACTTGTATCTCTTGATGTTTTTAAAACACTTATTAAAAACATTAATGATAACAATAATCATTTTGTACCATCAAATAAAGCCTATTATGAATTGGTATATAACCATTTAAAAAAACAAGTTTAATTTTTACTTAAAAATTCAAAAGCCTCCTTGCTATAAGAATCTCTCACGAAACCTTAGCAAGGAGGCTTTTTTTGACTAAATTCAATTATAAAATGTTATTTACTAAGTTGTTATTTATAAAGCTTGTTTCAAATTTCACAAAGACATCATCTTTTGCTTGAACTGCTCCTAACATACCTGTTGGAGGCGTTATATTAAACTCTGTTAACTTTAATTGTACTTTACCGTTAAGTGTTACTTTTTGACCACTAATAGCAACATTAAAATTTAAAGGAATTGTTTTTTTAGTACCAGCAATAACTAAATCTCCTAGAGTTTCTAATTCAAAAACACCATTTCCTTTGTCTATTACATTTTTAACTTCAACAAGCGAGTATAATATACTTTTGTATTTGTCTGCTTTTAACGCTTTGGCTGCCGTAGAAGTTATTCCAGGTTTAGCACCTTTTAAGCTTTCAGTTAGCACAGCAAAGGTTAAAGACTCTATGTCACAAGTTTGAAGATTATTAAAACTAATTAATCCATTTTTTGTGTTAGCATCAACTTTCCATCCATGAAGGTTAGAAGAACCAAAAACTGTTAAAAAAGAATTTTCATTTTCTAAATGCAACATTTGGGCTTGTGCGTTATTAAAAACTAGTCCTATTAAAACGATGCAGATGAACAATTTTCGTAAAATATTTATTTGTGTATTCATGACAT contains:
- a CDS encoding NUDIX domain-containing protein — protein: MDELIDIVDANGKPTGQTALKSVIHQKGYYHNTAHIWFYTKNGEVLLSQRSAKKLICPLMWDVSVAGHIDAGETPEQAAIRETKEEIGLTILKPDLIKIGVFKCFQSYGNGIKDNEFHNTFICELNTSLSELTPQEDEVEALKLVSLDVFKTLIKNINDNNNHFVPSNKAYYELVYNHLKKQV
- a CDS encoding YceI family protein, which encodes MNTQINILRKLFICIVLIGLVFNNAQAQMLHLENENSFLTVFGSSNLHGWKVDANTKNGLISFNNLQTCDIESLTFAVLTESLKGAKPGITSTAAKALKADKYKSILYSLVEVKNVIDKGNGVFELETLGDLVIAGTKKTIPLNFNVAISGQKVTLNGKVQLKLTEFNITPPTGMLGAVQAKDDVFVKFETSFINNNLVNNIL